In Anas platyrhynchos isolate ZD024472 breed Pekin duck chromosome 15, IASCAAS_PekinDuck_T2T, whole genome shotgun sequence, the DNA window tggggcagaggcagcaagAGTGACCTCTTGCCGGTGGGAAAGCTGTGGATGTGTGGTGGTGTGATTTGGAGGGCTACTGGCTCGTAGACCTCTCAGGGTCAGAGGCAAGAGAGACGCCTGATGCTGCAGGGTCACAGGAAGGCAAAGAGGTGTAGGGTTGTGGCCTCAGCCAGCTGCGACAGCGTCGCGGGGCTAATTCCCATCTCCATGGTCCTGCTGTCGGAGTCGATCTGCTGCAGCTCGGGGGCATCACCTTGTGCATTCGGGGCCGTGCATGAAAGCCTGATAGCCACAGGCAGGTGTGAACATCCCCACCCCAACTGAGATGTGGGAGGTGTTCCTACAGGGAAGGTCTGGAAACCGGTGTTGTCCTCCTCATTCTGATGCTGTAAATATGGCACCACGAGCTAaccacctccctgccccactCCCCAGGTGCCCCGTGGGTCAGCACGGGGTGGGAATGGGCACAAGTCGAGGGGCCTGGGTGCCAGGCacatccccagccccctgcaccGGGTTGCGATTCACTCTGTGTGCTCTCATCCCAGGGAGGAGCCGCTCCCCTGGCCCCGGGAGGATGGaggtcctgcagctcctgcgcCTGCTCCTCACCACCAGCGTGCTGCGCCTCTCCCAGGCGGTGAATCCGTTCGTGGCCCAGCAGACCCCCCCGGACCCCTGCTACGACGAGAGCGGAGCTCCTCGCCGCTGCATCCCCGAGTTTGTCAACGCAGCCTTCGGGAAGGAGGTGCACGCCTCTAGCACCTGCGGGAAGCCCCCGACGCGGCACTGCAACGCCTCCGACCCCCGCAAAGCCCACCCGCCCGCCTACCTGACCGACCTCAACACCGCCTCCAACATGACGTGCTGGCGCTCCGAGACCCTGCACCACTCGCCCCACAACGTCACCCTCACCCTCTCCCTCGGCAAGAAGTTCGAGGTGGTCTACGTCAGCCTCCAGTTCTGCTCGCCCCGGCCCGAGTCCACCGCTATCTTCAAGTCAATGGACTACGGCAAGACGTGGGTGCCCTACCAGTACTACTCCTCCCAGTGCCGCAAGATCTACGGCAAGCCCAGCAAAGCCACCGTCACCAAGCAGAACGAGCAGGAGGCCCTCTGCACCGACGGCCTCACCGACCTCTACCCGCTCACCGGGGGGCTCATCGCCTTCAGCACCCTGGACGGGCGGCCCTCGGCCCAGGACTTCGAcagcagccccgtgctgcaGGACTGGGTGACGGCCACCGACATCAGGGTGGTTTTCAGCCGCCCCCACCAATTCCGGGAGCTGGGGGGGCGCGAGGCTGGCGAGGAGGAGGGGGGCACCGGTGCGGCCCCCTATTACTACGCGGTGGGCGAGCTGCAGGTCGGCGGGCGCTGCAAGTGCAACGGGCACGCCTCGCGCTGCGTCAAGGACAAGGAGCAGAAGCTGGTGTGCGACTGCAAGCACAACACGGAGGGGCCCGAGTGCGACCGCTGCAAGCCCTTCCACTACGACCGGCCCTGGCAGCGGGCCAGCGCCCGTGAGGCCAACGAGTGTCTGGGTAAGTGACCCCCACCATCACCGTCGCCACCGCGCTGCGCCCAccttccccagggctgggaCCCCTGAGCACCCAAGGGATGTGGCCGTGGGGCTGAGCATGAGTGCCTGGCATGGGTTTTGAGCCTctgcttcctctgctctgctgcttggcTACCTGCACCCAAACCCTCCAAAGGCACCGTGGTGCTTTTTTGGCACACACGGGGACCGTGCAGCGTGCCGAGCTGTGTCGGCAAGGGGTGTTTGCCTTGGGCAGCGAGCTGCTCGTCCCCAGGGGAAGCACGGAGGTCACCTGCAttgggctgggagcaggcagcagctgggttTCTCCAACCAGCAGGGGTTAAGGAAATGTCTGAGCTACCCCATTTCAGCCTGTTATCCCTCTCGCTCGGTCTGGCACGGTGCAGTGCGCAGTGGTTTTAGCTCATCTCTTCTTAAAAAGGTTTGTGTGAGTCAAAGGCACTTGTAATCTACAGAAACTTTTCACAAGTATTGAACCCACATTGTCTTCCTGCCCCGCTCTGGAATCTTTTTCTATAGGATTTCTGTGGAGGCTTTTGCCTTTTGTCCTGATCTGTGCAGGGTGAGGGATGCCAGAGCCCTGCAAAGCTCTGGGAGAGGGGGAACAACCTCTCACTCTGCCTGGACCAGAGCCCAGGTCCCAGGGGGTGGCAGGAGGATGGAGACAAGGGAAGCCATCCCATCAATCAGCCCCTGAAAGGCTCACTGGATGTGCCAGAGGTCAGAGGGACTTGT includes these proteins:
- the NTN3 gene encoding netrin-3; its protein translation is MEVLQLLRLLLTTSVLRLSQAVNPFVAQQTPPDPCYDESGAPRRCIPEFVNAAFGKEVHASSTCGKPPTRHCNASDPRKAHPPAYLTDLNTASNMTCWRSETLHHSPHNVTLTLSLGKKFEVVYVSLQFCSPRPESTAIFKSMDYGKTWVPYQYYSSQCRKIYGKPSKATVTKQNEQEALCTDGLTDLYPLTGGLIAFSTLDGRPSAQDFDSSPVLQDWVTATDIRVVFSRPHQFRELGGREAGEEEGGTGAAPYYYAVGELQVGGRCKCNGHASRCVKDKEQKLVCDCKHNTEGPECDRCKPFHYDRPWQRASAREANECLACNCNLHARRCRFNMELYKLSGRKSGGVCLNCRHNTAGRHCHYCKEGFYRDLSKSITDRKACKACDCHPVGAAGKTCNQTTGQCPCKDGVTGLTCNRCAKGFQQSRSPVAPCIKIPAINPTSLVTSTEAPADCDSYCKPAKGNYKINMKKYCKKDYVVQVNILEMETVANWAKFTINILSVYKCRDERVKRGDNFLWIHLKDLSCKCPKIQISKKYLVMGISENSTDRPGLMADKNSLVIQWRDAWTRRLRKLQRREKKGKCVKP